In Paracholeplasma morum, the genomic window AACACGTTGAACACGGTGAACACCAGATTCATACTTTAAGAATGAATAAACGTTTTCACCACTAACCATGAATTCTAGTGCAGCAAAGCCGCCCATCGAACCTTCCATAGCGTTAAGTATTTCGATTTTCCATCCGTTCATTTCTGCATATTTCGAATACATTCTATAAAGGTCTCCTGCAAAGAGGTTTCCTTCATCTCCGCCAGCTGCCCCTTTGATTTCCACAATTACGTTCTTATCATCATTAGGGTCTTTTGGTAACAATAGTATTTTTAAGTCTTCCAATAGTTTTTCTATTTCTTCAGGCAAACCTTCTAATTCTAAAGATGCCATTTCTTGGATTTCCTTGTCTGAATCTTCTAACAATAAATTCAAAGATTCTTCCTGTTCAATTTTAGATAAGTAGAGTTTGTAAACTTCTACTGTGCGTTCCAATTGTCTTTGTTCTTTCAAAAGTTGTGTCATCTTCTTAATATCTGATGAAACTTGTGGATCCATAAGCAATTGGTTTAATTCTTCATATCGTTTTACGATTAAATCGAGTCTTTCAAACATATTATTCACTCCTAAGCCTTTTTTATCATATCACAAAACCTTAGATAATTCTATTATCTTATTTCTGTTTACATCACTTATTCACTATAGATTTCAATATGGTATAATAGAAACATAAATGGAGGTATCATAATGAACAAATTAGAACAACTACTAAACAAAGAGGTGTCCAACTTTGCAGTTCTTTACACTAAGTTGCACAACTACCATTGGTATGTAAAAGGCCCTTATTTCTTCCAATTACACGAGAAATTTGAGGAACTATATAATGAGGCTACAGAATTCTATGATGAGTTCGCAGAACGAATCCTAATGATTGGTGGAAAACCAGTTGCAACATTAAAACAATCCTTAGAACTTGCTACAATAGAAGAAGCATCAGGATTAGAAACCAAAGATGAAATGATCAAAGTCATCATCAGCGACTACAAACAGATTAATCAAGAATTACTTGAAGGTCTTGGCATCGCTGAAGAGCTTGACGATGATGTTACTGCAGATTTATTCACAACAACAAGAGCATCCTTACAAAAACACATCTGGATGTTATCTGAATTGCTGAAGTAACATATAAGCCGCTCTGATGCGGCTTTTATTTTATATTTTTTATAGAGGAGATATGATGAAAAAAAGAATTTTGGCTTCAATGCCGATGGTTAGTTTATTGTTATTTCTATGGGCTTGGTTATTCTTAGAGAAACTAGGTCTAGGTTTGAGTTTCTTCTTATTGGTGCCCCTCAGTGCGATGTTACTTACGGGAAACATATTCAAAAGACTCAACGAGGCAATGCCTTTTATCGCTTTGTTGGTGTTTTTATGGATTGGATTTACAACAGACATCTGGCATCCAACATGGGTAGTATTCTTCTTAATACCGATTTCTAACATCGTATTTGATCGAAAACTAGAGCCTAGAAGATTGGTAAGTTTAGCTGTAACCGCAGCTTACATTACACTTGGAATTATCTATGGATACTGGCATCCATATTGGATTATGTTCCTACTTATACCAATTATTAATACATTATTTTTCCCAAAGAAGAATGCTTATTTTACAGTAAATAGTAACTTTACATCCAGAGTTAGAAGAGTCATTAATGACGATGAGGATGAGCTTTAACAAATAGTCCAAACCGATTTAAGGTTTGGACTATTTCTTTAATCACGACCCATGTCTTCTTCTCTTCTTGTGATTGGAAGGAATCGTGAATATTCTTTTTCAAACTTGAATAGTAATACGTTACCAACAGACCCTTGTCTGTTTTTTGCGAAGGATAATTCTGTTTCGCCATTGTCTTCTTTGCCATGTGAATAATACTCATCACGATACAAGAATAGTACAATATCGGCGTCTTGTTCAATTGATCCGGATTCTCTTAAGTCTGCTAATACAGGACGTTTATCGTCACGTTTTTCAACGCCACGAGAAAGCTGTGATAACGCCATGACAGGAATCTTTAACTCTCTGGCCATTTGTTTTAGCTGTCTTGAGATCTTTGCAACTTCTTCTTGACGGTTTACACCGCCACCTTTTGACTCATCACCTTTAATAAGTTGAAGGTAGTCAATGACAACAAAATCGAGTTTGCTTTCTTGTTTTAGCTTACGACATTTAGAACGAATGTCTTGGACGGATATCGCAGATGAATCGTCAAAGAATACATTTAGTCTTCCAAGAGATTCTGCCGCTGAATCCACAAATTGCCATTCTTTTGGTGTTAATTCACCCGTTTTAATTTTACGGTTTTCGACACGAGACTCACTGGCCATCATACGACCAACAAGTTGTTCGTTTGACATTTCTAGCGAGAATACTGCAACTGCAGCTTTTTGATCTTTATTATGTTTTGCAGCATTAAGTGCAAGGTTCATCGCAAACGCACTCTTACCCATTGAAGGACGGGCAGCTAAAATAATAAGTTCTTCTGGTTGAAGTCCCGAAGTGATTTGGTCCATGATCCCAAAGCCTGTTGAAAGACCTGTTAAAGATCCTTTGTTTTTTCTGCTTTCGGCCTTTTCTTTAACCTCGTTAACCACTTCATTGATTCTAACAAACTCGCTTGCCTTACGTCTTCTAATTAATTCAAAGATTTTTTCTTCGGTGTCATCGATATACTCTGTTGCACGAATTTTATCATTAAAACCATCTTCGACAATTTGGCTTGCGGTCTTAATCATTGCGCGCTTAAGCGAGTATTCTTTAACAATATCTACATAAGCATCTAAATTGGTTGTCGTTGGAACTAAGTCAGTGATTTCAGATAGATAGGATACGCCCACGTCTCTCATTGCACCTAGTTGTGCTAGTTCAGTTGATACCGTGGTATAGTCCATTTTCTCTTCTCTTAAAAACAAATTCTTTAGCGCATAAAATATACGTTGATTTCGTTGATCATAAAAATCATCTTCGTTTAGTTTATCCATCAAACTAACCATTACTGCTGGGCTTAGAAATACTGACCCTAAAACGGACTGTTCTGCTTCTAAGCTATACGGCATGGTGCGACTCATATAATCACCTTATCTTTCTAATACATTAATTTCGAATTGCGCTTTAACATCTTTATGTAGGGATACACTTGCAGTATAAATACCTACAGAGTTAATGTCAGAAACAAGTTCAACTTTTTTCTTATCGAGACGAATACCTGTTTGTTCTTCAAACGCTTCAACTACTTGTTTGGTTGTAACACTACCGAACAATTTGCCATCGTTACCCATGTTAATATAAATCGTAACCGATTTGGACTCGATGTCTTGTTTAAGTTTGTTCATTAGTGCTAAATGCTCTTTTTCACGTTCTTTAATCATTTGTTTTTCTGTTTCCAAAGTTTTAATGTTTTCATCTGATGCGATAATGGCTTTAGCGCTAGATAATAAGAATTGACCATAACCATTGGCTACATCAATAATATCGTCTTTTTTACCTCTACCTTTCACGTCTTCAATTAAAATGACTTTCATTCTTTCGTCTCCTTCGTCATGTTCTCTTAATAATAGTGTCTTAAGTGTATCAAATACTTCTTCAGGTGATTGATTCTTGATTTGAGTAGCTGCAGAGTTAAGATGTCCGCCACCACCCATTTCTTCCATAATCACTTGTACGTTTACTTCATCATAACTTCTTGCGCTAATCCCAATAGAATCTTCGTCTACTCGAGCAATTGTAAAGCCTGCTTTTACCCCTTCAATATCCAAAATACGTTCTGATACTTGTGCTAACAATACGCGGTCTCTAATCTCTGTAGATTGATCAAATACTACCGCAAATCCTTTTGTAACCACAGTAACGTTTTGAAGTAATTCATTGATGAGTAAAGTTCTATCTAAATCCAGTCTCAACCATTCTTTAACTCTAACAGAGGAGGCTTCATGTTCTTTTAAGTATGCAGCCGCACCAAATGTTCTCATACCGGTACGGTAGGAGAAAACGTTCGTATCCACAAGAATACCACCATACATGATGGTTGCTTCAATCGGAAGTAAGTCGATGTCTTTTTGGTAGAACTCCATCATTTCTGCAACAAGTTCAACTGAGCTTGATGCGTATGGTTCAACATACATAAACTCACCATCAAATGTGTTTTCACTGTGTCTATGGTGATCGATAACTGCAACTTTACTTGCTTGATTATAAACATCGATGTTTGCGATGATATTTGGTGATTGTGTATCCACAATGACTACAAGTGTGTGTTCACCAATAACCTTTAAAGCATCTTTGGATTCAGTAAATGATTTAAATAATTCTGGATCTTCTTCTTTAATGTAAGGAATTAACTTCTTAACTGTATTATCCATTTCAGGTAAGTCAAATACGATTTTCGCATCCACTTTGCTTGCAACAGACATTCTAAACACGCCAATCATGGCACCTAGTGCATCAATATCGGCTTGTTTATGGGCAATAATCACTACGTTGGAACTGTTTTCTAATAGTTCTCTAAAG contains:
- the prfA gene encoding peptide chain release factor 1, with amino-acid sequence MFERLDLIVKRYEELNQLLMDPQVSSDIKKMTQLLKEQRQLERTVEVYKLYLSKIEQEESLNLLLEDSDKEIQEMASLELEGLPEEIEKLLEDLKILLLPKDPNDDKNVIVEIKGAAGGDEGNLFAGDLYRMYSKYAEMNGWKIEILNAMEGSMGGFAALEFMVSGENVYSFLKYESGVHRVQRVPETESQGRIHTSTATVLVMPEAEEVEIEISWNDIRFDTYNSSGPGGQSVNTTKSAVRLTHIPTNTVVACQEGKSQHENKDKAFRLLKTRIYDKILQEQNEKESSQRRSLVGRGDRSEKIRTYNYPQNRITDHRINLTLQRLDAVMEGRLELVLEPLLNEFQRRQLVGEKHDV
- the dnaB gene encoding replicative DNA helicase → MSRTMPYSLEAEQSVLGSVFLSPAVMVSLMDKLNEDDFYDQRNQRIFYALKNLFLREEKMDYTTVSTELAQLGAMRDVGVSYLSEITDLVPTTTNLDAYVDIVKEYSLKRAMIKTASQIVEDGFNDKIRATEYIDDTEEKIFELIRRRKASEFVRINEVVNEVKEKAESRKNKGSLTGLSTGFGIMDQITSGLQPEELIILAARPSMGKSAFAMNLALNAAKHNKDQKAAVAVFSLEMSNEQLVGRMMASESRVENRKIKTGELTPKEWQFVDSAAESLGRLNVFFDDSSAISVQDIRSKCRKLKQESKLDFVVIDYLQLIKGDESKGGGVNRQEEVAKISRQLKQMARELKIPVMALSQLSRGVEKRDDKRPVLADLRESGSIEQDADIVLFLYRDEYYSHGKEDNGETELSFAKNRQGSVGNVLLFKFEKEYSRFLPITRREEDMGRD
- a CDS encoding Dps family protein — translated: MNKLEQLLNKEVSNFAVLYTKLHNYHWYVKGPYFFQLHEKFEELYNEATEFYDEFAERILMIGGKPVATLKQSLELATIEEASGLETKDEMIKVIISDYKQINQELLEGLGIAEELDDDVTADLFTTTRASLQKHIWMLSELLK
- the rplI gene encoding 50S ribosomal protein L9, whose product is MKRIIGLILSIAGFIVSGVIAYQEGAFNDRDFLIYYILIVIFISFIVISIEFILNNNRKQKIKSLNNRLTAWSSLSYHVKQIGDEAFNELPIGILLYDKDTHTVKWSNPYANKVFGFDIENHLLKELNPVFDQNIESSSAALLFTVGNKKYDAISSLKNQVIYLFDVTSREEIKEKYQSRSTALGVLYLDNVEEALSGFDIYERSNIRGEYLGIITDWIQEHKGYLKLYTEDRMIIAMHYEELQKVIQNKFEILNRIREVSSKHRIRVSASIGIASWEVSFEELGTLAQNAIELAEKRGGDQAVVNIQNEKIAYFGGKTNASEKSSRVHVRVQSQNFRELLENSSNVVIIAHKQADIDALGAMIGVFRMSVASKVDAKIVFDLPEMDNTVKKLIPYIKEEDPELFKSFTESKDALKVIGEHTLVVIVDTQSPNIIANIDVYNQASKVAVIDHHRHSENTFDGEFMYVEPYASSSVELVAEMMEFYQKDIDLLPIEATIMYGGILVDTNVFSYRTGMRTFGAAAYLKEHEASSVRVKEWLRLDLDRTLLINELLQNVTVVTKGFAVVFDQSTEIRDRVLLAQVSERILDIEGVKAGFTIARVDEDSIGISARSYDEVNVQVIMEEMGGGGHLNSAATQIKNQSPEEVFDTLKTLLLREHDEGDERMKVILIEDVKGRGKKDDIIDVANGYGQFLLSSAKAIIASDENIKTLETEKQMIKEREKEHLALMNKLKQDIESKSVTIYINMGNDGKLFGSVTTKQVVEAFEEQTGIRLDKKKVELVSDINSVGIYTASVSLHKDVKAQFEINVLER